CTATTTCAAACAAAGAAAAAGATATTTTTGCAGCTAAAATAGCAGATCAATTTATAAACGGATGGTATCATGATCCAATAATATTTGGAAAATATCCAGAAGAACTATTTGAAATTTTAGAAAATATAAATATTAACATACCAATTACAGATTTAGACTTAATATCTCAAAAAATAGATTTCTTTGGCGTAAATTATTATACCAGGCAATTAATTGCATATGATGAAAAAAATCCAATGAGATTTAAACATATTGAAGGAACTTTAAAGAAAACAGAAATGGGTTGGGAAATTTATCCAAAAGGATTATATGATATGTTAATAAAATTAAATAAAAAATATAATATACCTTTGTACATAACTGAAAACGGAATGGCTGGTCCAGACAAATTGGAAAATGGAAAAGTTCATGATGAATATAGAATAAAATATTTAAAAGAACATTTTGAAAAATCTTTAGATGCAATTAAATACGGAGTCGATTTAAGAGGATATTTTATCTGGAGT
The sequence above is drawn from the Marinitoga hydrogenitolerans DSM 16785 genome and encodes:
- a CDS encoding glycoside hydrolase family 1 protein, whose protein sequence is MVKDGKIGITNVVSKIEPISNKEKDIFAAKIADQFINGWYHDPIIFGKYPEELFEILENININIPITDLDLISQKIDFFGVNYYTRQLIAYDEKNPMRFKHIEGTLKKTEMGWEIYPKGLYDMLIKLNKKYNIPLYITENGMAGPDKLENGKVHDEYRIKYLKEHFEKSLDAIKYGVDLRGYFIWSFMDNFEWALGYSKRFGIVYVNYDNQKRYLKDSAEWYKLFLKEGK